The Terriglobia bacterium genome has a window encoding:
- a CDS encoding retropepsin-like aspartic protease, with the protein MRFGRIYPPLLWLVLALFNTPAQTQVADRPSQKTFSIPIEFCQDHGVVLLPVSVDGRRYQFILDTGADRTVVSKEASGINPVDIEVALLHRSGPGMRGDAVLARVALQVGESVSVELTVLVMEMKDVRKIYGKVDGLVGQDFLKKFSRVIIDHKSMRLVLEQ; encoded by the coding sequence ATGCGCTTTGGGCGAATCTACCCTCCACTGCTGTGGCTGGTGCTTGCGTTGTTCAATACTCCTGCTCAAACACAGGTTGCTGATCGGCCATCCCAAAAAACATTTTCGATCCCGATCGAGTTCTGCCAGGATCACGGTGTCGTCCTGCTTCCGGTATCCGTTGACGGCAGGAGATACCAATTCATATTGGACACCGGCGCCGACAGGACGGTCGTCTCCAAAGAAGCGAGCGGGATAAACCCGGTTGACATCGAAGTGGCTCTGCTTCACCGTTCCGGGCCCGGCATGCGGGGTGACGCTGTTCTGGCGCGCGTAGCTCTCCAGGTGGGAGAGTCGGTCTCGGTAGAGCTAACAGTCCTTGTGATGGAAATGAAAGACGTCCGTAAGATCTATGGCAAGGTCGATGGACTAGTCGGCCAAGATTTCTTGAAGAAGTTTTCGCGGGTCATCATTGATCACAAGAGTATGAGGCTGGTGCTCGAACAATAG
- a CDS encoding GNAT family N-acetyltransferase codes for MYIPNQQVEIVHAAPSDSAGILACLAAAFEPYRESYTEGALHDTILTPKTFRNRLVQKKILVAKTPSRQIVGTIACEPLGNGEGHLRGMAVVPEFLGSGLAQRLLETAEQELHRAGCKVVTLDTTKPLQRAIRFYEKNGYHATGKVQDFFGMPLHEYSKSL; via the coding sequence ATGTATATTCCGAACCAACAAGTTGAAATCGTCCACGCTGCGCCTTCCGATTCCGCTGGCATCCTCGCCTGTCTCGCCGCTGCGTTCGAACCCTATCGCGAGAGCTACACCGAAGGCGCACTCCACGATACGATCCTGACTCCGAAGACCTTTCGTAATCGACTGGTGCAGAAGAAAATCTTGGTGGCGAAGACCCCCTCGCGCCAGATCGTCGGCACGATTGCTTGCGAACCACTTGGCAACGGGGAAGGCCATCTGCGCGGTATGGCCGTTGTGCCGGAGTTTCTTGGCTCCGGCCTCGCGCAACGCCTGCTCGAAACCGCCGAGCAGGAATTGCATCGTGCCGGTTGTAAGGTTGTCACGCTCGACACGACCAAACCTCTGCAAAGAGCGATTCGCTTCTATGAAAAGAACGGTTATCATGCAACCGGAAAGGTCCAGGACTTCTTCGGTATGCCGCTTCACGAATACAGTAAATCTCTGTGA
- a CDS encoding nuclear transport factor 2 family protein yields the protein MPKTVTALEIKQIIRNIAQEYAKHMNARNVDQVVAFYAVDGRVLAPFKPMVQGHKAIRQLVEEMFKEADPRNLSIETQNVEVAENLAFSDGIYSMIATLPTGKRMDYRGTWVTTLRREGPADWKIVSHIYNTDLPMTDFLKK from the coding sequence ATGCCAAAAACCGTAACCGCACTGGAAATTAAACAGATAATCCGCAATATCGCGCAGGAATATGCGAAACACATGAACGCACGCAACGTAGATCAGGTCGTAGCCTTCTATGCTGTTGATGGCCGCGTCCTGGCTCCCTTTAAACCCATGGTGCAGGGCCACAAAGCAATTCGCCAGCTTGTGGAAGAGATGTTCAAGGAAGCCGATCCGCGCAACCTATCCATTGAAACCCAGAACGTTGAGGTCGCGGAGAATCTTGCCTTCAGTGATGGAATCTACTCGATGATCGCCACGCTCCCCACCGGGAAGCGCATGGATTATCGTGGAACGTGGGTTACAACCTTACGCCGGGAAGGACCAGCGGACTGGAAGATCGTTTCCCACATCTACAATACCGATCTGCCTATGACAGACTTTCTGAAAAAATAG
- a CDS encoding polysaccharide deacetylase family protein: MLKALLGTAAVCGAATFAGLESMVPTWQLYGRSFVGLPKGAKQLALTYDDGPNDPYTGQLLDVLAKANVKATFFLIGRYVKQGPDIVRRVVEAGHAIGNHTWNHPNLIWCSPAETRRQLADTQKAVEDACGITPTLFRPPFGGRRPGTFQAARAMGLEPIMWRVTCYDWSAKSNESIEQKAHAQIRGGDVILLHDGSHVAFGISRAHTVKATENLVREYSEKGYEFVSVPEMMGARAHFPVLSSQ; the protein is encoded by the coding sequence ATGCTGAAAGCGCTTCTCGGCACGGCAGCGGTATGTGGCGCGGCTACGTTCGCGGGATTGGAATCGATGGTTCCGACGTGGCAGCTCTACGGGCGGAGCTTTGTCGGGCTGCCGAAGGGAGCAAAGCAACTGGCGCTAACGTACGACGACGGACCGAATGATCCATATACGGGACAGTTGCTGGATGTGCTGGCGAAAGCCAATGTCAAAGCCACGTTCTTCCTGATTGGGCGCTATGTGAAGCAGGGGCCGGACATTGTGCGGCGGGTTGTGGAGGCTGGCCACGCGATCGGGAATCATACGTGGAATCATCCGAACCTGATCTGGTGTTCACCGGCGGAGACGCGGCGACAATTGGCGGACACGCAGAAGGCGGTCGAAGACGCGTGCGGGATCACGCCGACGCTGTTTCGTCCACCATTTGGCGGAAGACGTCCGGGCACGTTTCAGGCGGCGCGGGCGATGGGGCTGGAGCCGATCATGTGGCGCGTGACCTGCTATGACTGGAGCGCAAAATCGAATGAGTCGATCGAGCAAAAGGCACATGCCCAGATAAGGGGTGGTGATGTCATTCTGCTTCACGACGGAAGCCACGTTGCGTTCGGCATCAGCCGGGCACACACGGTGAAGGCGACGGAGAATCTTGTGCGGGAGTATAGCGAGAAGGGATATGAATTTGTGAGCGTGCCGGAGATGATGGGAGCGCGCGCTCACTTCCCGGTTCTCAGTTCGCAGTGA
- a CDS encoding deoxynucleoside kinase: MANFFEPPRYIAVEGPIRVGKSTLARVIAERLHGQLIHEPEDNPFLGAFYDNEPGAAFQTQFSFLIQRFEQLQQLEAGPNSRKVILADYIFEKDKIFAYLNLTDTELAVYDRYYKFFRQQLPTPDLVIYLQASTDVLRKRVKKKNAPTERAINDDYLEEVVKAYEHFFFHYTSSDLLVVNTSEIDFVERSEDLQQLLRRVSEPIKGTQYFLPLGTDAAGAG, encoded by the coding sequence ATGGCGAATTTCTTTGAACCACCCCGCTACATAGCCGTCGAAGGTCCCATCCGTGTCGGCAAGAGCACGCTCGCCCGGGTCATCGCCGAGCGCCTGCACGGACAGCTCATCCACGAACCCGAGGACAATCCTTTCCTCGGCGCCTTCTACGACAACGAACCCGGCGCGGCTTTCCAGACCCAGTTCTCTTTCCTCATCCAGCGTTTCGAGCAACTGCAGCAACTCGAAGCCGGCCCAAATTCGCGCAAGGTCATCCTCGCCGACTACATCTTCGAAAAAGACAAGATCTTCGCATACCTAAACCTCACCGACACCGAACTCGCAGTCTACGACCGCTACTACAAATTCTTCCGCCAGCAGCTACCCACCCCCGACCTCGTCATCTATCTCCAGGCCTCCACCGACGTTCTGCGCAAGCGCGTGAAGAAAAAGAACGCCCCAACCGAGCGCGCCATCAACGACGACTACCTCGAAGAGGTCGTAAAAGCCTACGAACACTTCTTCTTCCACTACACCTCGAGCGACCTGCTCGTCGTGAACACTTCCGAGATCGACTTCGTAGAACGCTCCGAGGACCTGCAACAGCTTCTCCGCCGCGTCAGCGAGCCCATCAAGGGGACGCAGTACTTCCTGCCGCTGGGAACCGATGCAGCGGGAGCCGGATAG